In Metopolophium dirhodum isolate CAU chromosome 5, ASM1992520v1, whole genome shotgun sequence, the sequence tattatttatatggtaGGTAACTATATTAAAACGTTGTCAATGTCTGGTACTGCGTGTATCTTTACATCATGAGATGATTTAGATGTTAGACAGGACACTTAGTTATACCTATAGTGgcgattaaaatttaacataaacttaaataaaatattaacaatatcaatattgttttactttGGTGATCAACTACTGAAAGCAATACAAAGTGCAAGCAATGAATCTAGACTAGATTGGCATACGCATATCTAGCAAGTTGAACgattatcattatacattttgttgattAATCAAAATGTACCAATACCTATTTGATGGGTTTGATTGGTGACTATCGACTTCAAATGTCATTAACTGATCATTTACAACCAAATCAATAATGAGTGGTTCATTtacttttaaactttcaatactatttatacattgtatattattaacagtttctactaatttaatagttttttttcttatttctacACATTACCGATACATGTCCTTTTAGTTTGCAATTGAAACACTCCCATTGCTTTTCTGGACAGTTACGAGCATCATGAGTTCTTCCACACCGGTAACATTGACTCGTCTACTTACTTGATCCCTGTTGTGACTGACTGTACGATTGACTACCTCGTTTTGACCCCTCGGCGCTTTGATTGTTTGACTGACTACTACTTGGTACTGCACTGGTATTTTTCTTTAACTGATCTGTCTTAGACTgtggtttatttttgtaattttttgcgATCCAATTTacttgagatttattttttatatggttGGACTGATTTTTCACTAATTCTGAGTCCAAAGCTTTTTCACATGCTTTCTGAAAAGTTAGTGATGACTctcccagtaattttctttgACAAGCTTCATCCGTAGACCTACAATTAGTCTGTCGCGAAGTGCATCATCCAAAAATGTGTCAAATTCACAGTGACTTGCTAACTTTTTTAACGTAGTGATAAATTCTTGTACCGATTCCCCCGGACTTTGACAGcactgattaaatttaaaacggtCACTCACCACTAAACGCCGTGGCGAATATATCGCGTCCAAATATGTGACTAGTTCTTCAAAAGTCTTTTCTGAGGGATGACACGGTAAACATGCGTTATTCAATTGACTGTAGGCTTCTGAACCTATAAACGCAATGAGGTGCTTTTGACGTTGATCGTCTTTCACTTTTAACACTGACAACTGAGCCCTTAAACGatcatgataatttttaaacggTTCCTCATCTGGCACATAGGACGAAATTTTGTTCGACATTATGAACTTCGTTTGTACGTTTGCAAGACCACAAAAGAAACCAAACACTTTTCATATATTAATCACGCACATTAGAATCTATACGATttcctttatatatttttaacaaaaaaaaacgtataacgCATTTTCTTCGTCGCCaaatgttatatttgtattcatttatACAGACACGCGGAGTGCAGCGGACGAAAAAACATCTACAGCGAGTACGATCTGATTAAgactgtttattataatatataacggcTATCGCAGTATCGCGCTGTCGTCGATACCgattacataatagtataaatattaattaggtaggtaacatACATAACAAGTATACGgacatatagataatataatataataacgatagcTGCAAACGACAACGAAATTAATGCATACTGCATAATGCATATAGTTGCATCGTGGACATTTGCTACATACAAAGGTGTTATATCATTGATCAtgacaatttatgtattatttgagATACATTCCGGTGTATAACGTATGCTTTAGCGAAACTTTAAAAAATCTCTGAGGTAATTACCTCTGAAATTATcgttcaccacgccactgtTCACACATAATGAAAATTcacacataattttacaattctatatatatttctatttatatatatgtaatgtattttattatattgtcatatgtAGATACAATTAACTAATTGTTCTTGAGATTTGCTTAATTCTTTGGGACtgtcctgtggtgatacaaaaTGTTGTTTTCAATTCCTCCCGTTTTATACCAATCTTTTATTTAGTGATGGatacgttttttaaaatttggatttatctaatttaaaattcaaattaatagtttctcagttataaaaatgtagctAAAGATAATTATAGGGCTTAAGactagtttataaaaatattaaatatatgacatTATATCGAATCTAGTAGGTGCGTATCTATTATACTTGCTACTTggactatttttataaattataaataatgatagataaatatgtattattgacatttttgtatttctataGCCCCCATATCTTGCAAACCCATTATTACCGATCATCCCTGAAgatcaatttcaatttatttatattttttaagtagattttgtattgtgtttgtttttttgctcccgtaaaaaatatttaagtcgtCTACGAACAGAGTGTATTTGAGGGGTTCAGTGATGGTGTTGGATATATTGTTTATggctaaaataatgtataataatgtaaataatgtaaaatgatATCAGGATAAACTTGTGGGATTCCATTTTCTTGCAAACATTTCTCAGAAGATGACGTGTTGCCTATTTTTGATTGGAATGCTATGGTTATGTCCAATAAGTAGGTTTCCGTGGCATGATATTGtgctttgtttttaaatgattcCGTGTTTCCACGTGCATTCGTAGGATTTTTCTATGTCAAGACTCATAGATTCTTTTtcggttatttattttgttttggatGTACCTTAAGCTGTCAATTGTAGATTTAAATTTCGGAATCTGTTTTGGAAATTTGATACTTAATGTGTTTtttctatgtattatataagcCTTGAATTTGCGTATTTTTAAGGGTTGTTTTAGGGTGGCTTACCCGCCATTAAAATCATTAtcgaatatttgtttatttctgtTTGCAATTGGCTTcacgtaagaaaaaaaatatggcttatgaataataaatatggttaCATTTATCCCCGGGCAACGCCAGGTAATATAgctaataggtattataattgaataataatagacTCAAatgcatgtaaaaaaatataaacaatataaaaaacggtTAATATCCAAATGTCAAATGGAATCTTTTAGAATCTAAAGTTGATttattaccaaacaatttttcttatataatactCACATGACTCCCAAGCacatttcttaaaaattaaaactattaataataactaattgtgttaaatattatataataagtacatactttgaattttgatcgaatttaattcaaatgcataacataatattttgttatgtttttatatattatactataatctatatataaaacACACCATGATAACATTTccatagaatttaaattttttttattttaatataattttttattttatttattcatggtCTAGCATCCATTACTAAGTTAGACTAACTTAGTTTGTTCAGATAAGTCAGATGAAACCCAAAGTCTGTgtgctttattttttaaaacgtaggGAAATAAAGCTAATAAGTTTTAagggatttataaaatatataatatctgttcttattttgtatttatattatttatgtaaatatagatGTCCGGGATCTGCGTTTTGTTGTAATTACGGTGCATGTGtaagtaaaaattcaaaatgtaatggTAAGTACGATTGTGTCGATGGATCAGATGAAAAATTACCTGAATGTAAAAAATTAGACTTAAGTATTTCTTCAAGCCCTACAAGACCGCAACAGACTCAAGGAACCAGTCAGGCTAAATGCATGTAAGTAATTGATTTTCATTTCTAAATTGTAAAACTGTTtgattagaatatatttatatatttaatgatttgcaTCTTTTCATaggatttgtataatattcataataattaattatgtgacTTGGCGCGACATGAGAGTAAGTAACAGCCGCTACCACTAATTGCTGGATGTATGATCACCCGGGTTCATAGTGGCAAAAACCTTGTCACGCATAGGTATCTACACACGTACCAACCAACCGTTCCAACCCCTACAAGAGCTATAATAGCCatatgttgtttttttgtgtggtcaatttcaaaataattgtcaaTGCAAAGCGCCACATCACAAATTGGACAATAGTATGACATTTCTTTTTTACAACGATCTAATTTtcccattttaaaattattcatgtcTGGCCGAGTGTCTGTGTAATGCGCGTGTGTCGGTTTGTGTGTGCGCAAGCGcagaaaaataatcaatacccTCTAGCGTTGGCAATTTCTCGTTtctcatattttgtttatcatttCGGCGCTGCGGTGACAGACGAACGCTAGTTGTAACTTTTATTTCaaggctataatatataaatcacacGAATCCTGtcgataaaacatatattttgtgagtataatacatataatattatatagttattctCGTGACcatgtaataatacataataatacacgaatgtatattgtattataattatttatgtcaaACACTTCGTAAATACTACTTCTAAAATAGTAGTCTGGGTGGAACTAGTCTACCAAAACATGAGGTGTTGTTGGACGAGTTCATACCTAAGATATCGATCTGATATTAagttgatacaatataataataataaatatatttttaccaatattgtttttttgtgtggtaaatttcaaaacaattgcTAATGCCAAGCGGCACATCACAAATTAGACAGTAGTATGACGTTTCTTTTCTACAACGATCTAATTTTCccattttaaagttatttatgtCTGGCCGAGTGTCTGTGTAATGCGCGTGTGTGGGTTTGTGTGTGCGCAAGCGCaggaaaaataatcaatacgCTCTAGTGTCggacattttgtatttttgagtCCTGCGCTTGACTAACCTTTAATGACTAAAATGGGTTCTTGTTTTTTATACCTTGTCATTTAGGCGCTTCGGTTAACAGGCGAACGCTAgttgtaacttttattttaaggcTATAAATCACCCGAATATTGtcgaaaaacatattttgtgagtataatacaaattatattagagTTATTCTCGtgaccatataataatacataataatacaagaatgtatattgtattatatttatgtcaaAAACTTCGTAAATACTACTTCTATAGTAGTCATGGGAGAGTTATCACTTCGGGGTCTTGTAAAAGGGGGGAGTTGGATGAGTTCATACCTAATAGCTATCGATCTGATATTAagttgatacaatataataaatattaatatttatttaaaataataaaacaaatattcttataaatattttataatattgtccatAGGTTAAACTGTATAAGAATAAATGGCTGATACACCTATTTGGTGTGTTATTGAGTATGATGGTGGTGGTGTACAAATTGAACCTAAAAGTTGAACGGACACTGGGTCATCAGGAACCAGCTATTGGCCCAAACGAGGAGTTTTTATTTCAGACCTACAATACCTTAATGcagtaaaacataatacaagTCCTGAAATAACTTGGCCAGACTGTAAGACATCTACACTGGGATTCTATGGTAATttcaaactttataaatattatattttgtataggacagtattaaaatatatagttgaaacttgaaagcatacctgataaatgataatccttacacttaatttaataaaatatggtatgaCTATAAATTCATGGCAGTCGGATTTCACTATTATTAATCgcttaaaagtaaattactaTGCTAAAGACCAAACTCAATAAACGTTTGTACAAATCATCTAATTTATACTTgcaatgtaattattgtttgtaggaatatttaatttgttttattttaataatttaatcaaatgtattttagatgaCTTCGAAGATGCCAAacgtaaactaaaaaaatctgaAGTCAATGCAGACCTTAACACAGATgtggaaaaagaaaaaaaaagccgAAAAAagtggaagaaaaaaaaaacatttgttagtTCTAGTGACAATCCTGAACCTTAAGTAACGCccgctattaaaataaaactatttcctAAACCACAACAACCAAGTACATTGCCacaaagtttatatttaaatgaatctgCATTGCATTTTCCTGAAAAATTACGCTCTCACAGAATCCCTTTCTAAATTTTCCGTATCAACTACATCATTTACcacatagtaaatattataaataatataattattcgatTTGATTTAAAAGTACACAACAATAGCAAATAGATTAAAtacagtaattttataatatacattgccTTTGCGATTCTTTGACCGGTCCACTCCCATCCAGCCACTATTacacaaataacaatttataataatatcgacatCATGAATTCACGCGCATCTTTGAGTTGCTTGCTGGCCGTCATAGCCAACTTCATCCCTGAGGCGGCCCTGAGCGGCGCCCGCATTGTGTCACGTCTGGTCATAATGGCTGACCGCAATTCGAACTTGTTGATCGTCCTCAAAAAAGCCGTCAGCGCCGGATCCAAAATCACCGATCCAATTACATTTGTGATAAAAATTCCACCGATTAAGATTACCGCTGGCGACAGCGTTATGGAAATCCAGTGCTGTGAACCCAATGTTATCTTCACCAACGAAGAGAGACACATGTTTTGCCAGTCAATGGACGACCACATGTTACGCACGGTGTACCGGTGTCACGATGTCACGCTATACGACGACGGCAACCCCGAAAACGTGACAGTGGTGTACTGGACGTTGGTCAAGACGGCGTGGTACCAGCTCACGTTCCTGGCCCTGACCATATTGCCGTTCTGTTTAATGGTGATATCCGCACTAGTATACCACCTCTCAGAAAGCTTCGAGCACAGCCAATGCGTCGAAAACCTTACGAAGAGCATTGCATTGCCTTTTTTGCCGAGACAATCACACTACCGACTGTCACAGACTTTAAATCAACCGGTATGtcggtatatatttttgtatacctaattaatttatattatcataattatatggtTGATGACGTGGTGTTAAGTGGGAATATTCGATAAAGCCGGtaaaatggtaattattatactgtcaAGCGAGAGTCTGTGgtaaagaaaaaacaaaataaaacatgtttcactgaaaatatgtttttataaatgtttcaaaaagttgtataaactatattgtaaaaaaattaacattcatTATTTATCTACCTATTTGTTTTGCATTATCACTAAAAAATTCcacttaaattcaaatttattattcaaacaccAACAAGCACACACAGGCTGATAAAATTATAAGCAGGCATTAACCTGGTATTGATAAAACCTTAGTTTTCTTTAGTTCTatacaaattaatgaaattataatacacctacGTACTTATATTGCCtattcaattatttgaaatatgaatataattataattaaagttgatataataatataatatctacctagATGCacacaacatttatatttcatgGCAGATGTAATGATACCTACATGTTCAAGTTTTTAAAAAGATGTTGTTTTAAACGTTTACGTATAATACAACGTTATGTAAACAAAACCCATTCTTTTAAAATGTCTAAACATTTTGTTCCAAACAGTTTTCTGCGGCATCGACGATTACAAacatattatcgtattatattattataatattatcacgttgCGGGTCGGTGATTATACATCGCTGTTCGCAAAACATTGGTGAGTCCCAAATTATTAAGGACAAAAACAATtacgttcaaaatatttaaatgtatacatttgtttaaatagatataggtatattataaacacg encodes:
- the LOC132945780 gene encoding uncharacterized protein LOC132945780, which translates into the protein MNSRASLSCLLAVIANFIPEAALSGARIVSRLVIMADRNSNLLIVLKKAVSAGSKITDPITFVIKIPPIKITAGDSVMEIQCCEPNVIFTNEERHMFCQSMDDHMLRTVYRCHDVTLYDDGNPENVTVVYWTLVKTAWYQLTFLALTILPFCLMVISALVYHLSESFEHSQCVENLTKSIALPFLPRQSHYRLSQTLNQPVKLYKNKWQIHLFDELLSLMMVVYCKLYLKVGQRLDRQEPAILGFYGNAMRREDAHRKVFNVRLCSQFSEKWYTIAVINIIQNDNMVKTRNVI